The DNA segment CAGTACATTGCGTATGTGGATGCGAATTTTAAAACCAGTCCTCAGTCGTCAGTCCTCAGTAAATGAGGAAATTGCAACGGAATTTGTATCTGCCAATTACTGCCCATATTCACGCAGCCGGGACGGCTGTACTACTATGTCTTAAATTCTTTCTCTCTCGCGACGATTTTCAGGTACCTGCCGAACCGTCTCCTTACTGTCATGTTGAGCGGAGCGCCTGGAGAAAATCTGCAGCCTCGAGACGGATGGGCGCGCAGTCGAAACACCCCGACAAAGCCTGCGGAAGAAATGTAGCCGTAAGGAATTCTCCCCAGAGTGTGTCCCGCAACGTCAGCCAGTGACTTCCAATCGCGGCGATCGTTGCACATAATCCTGGAATGTAGGGCGGGAATCGGTTGCGCGCCCCCAGCCTGTTTTCGCTGGCGGCGGCATCGGAAAAATTCCCTGATGCGGAATGTAGACCGAAACCTTCTCGGGGTGTTTCGACTGCGCGCTTGAGATTCTGTAAGCTTGCCCATGGAGTCGTGGCGCTCCGCTCAACATGACAGAGGGGAGGAGCATGGCTCGTGACTGCTTTACAGAAACGCTGCTCCTCCCCGTTGCGGCTTGCCGCGCTGTGCCACACAAGCATCATCCCCGCACTTGGCCGCTACCTGTTACTTCATATTTGCTTGAGGTGAGTTCTTCCAGAGCAAATGGCCCACGGCAGTGCAGCTTCTGGTTGCTGATTCCCATTTCGGCACCGAAGCCGAACTCGCCGCCATCCACGAAGCGAGTCGAAGCATTCCAGAGCACGGCAGCAGAATCAACCTGGCGCATAAACTGTTGTGCGTTGGTCTGATTCTTTGTCACGATGGCTTCTGAGTGTTTGGTGGAATAGCGATTGATGTGAGCGATAGCTTCACTCAGGTCTTTCACGACTTTAATCGCGATGCACAAGCGCAGATATTCTTCCGTCCAGTCTTTCGCTTCCGCGAGATGCACATTGCTTTCCCCGGCCAGCTTACGGGTCTGCTCGTCGCCGCGCACTTCCACTCCACTCTCCAGCAGCTTCTTCACAATGCGCGGTACATATTCGGCGGCGATGCCTCGATGCACCAGGAGCTTCTCGGCAGCGTTACACACCGAGGGGCGCTGCGTCTTGGCATTGATGACGATGCGATCGGCCATTTCGAGGTCGGCGGATTCATCCACAAAGATGTGGCAGTTCCCTGCCCCGGTCTCGATCACCGGCACTGTGGCGTTCTCGATGACAAAGTCAATCAGTGGCTGGCCGCCACGAGGAATCAGGACATCCACGAAACCACGGGCTTTAATCAGCTCCTGCACCGAGACGCGCGTGCTGGAATCCAGCAACTCGATGGCACCTTCAGGAACGCCAGGCACGCTGTTCAGAACTTCCACCAGCCTGCGATTGCTGTGCGCCGCTTCTTTTCCACCGCGCAACACAATCGCATTCCCCGTCTTAACCGTGAGCGCTACGGTTTCTACCGTAACGTTAGGCCGCGATTCATAAATAATGCCGACCACACCCAGGGGAACGCGAACTTTACGGATGCGCAGTCCGTTAGGGCGGGTCCACTCTTTGATGGTTTCGCCGACAGGATCGGCAAGGCCCGCGACATCACGCAGCGCCTGGCTCATCTCCACAATTCGCTTGGGCGTCAGCAGAAGACGGTCGCGCATAGCGCCTTCGAGACCGCTGCTCTCCAGGTCGGCCTGGTTCGCCCCTCGTATGCTCTCGTGCTCAGACTCAAGCGCTTTAGCCATCTTCTCGAGCAGAGAATTCTTTTCCGCAGTAGAAAGCTGGGCCAAAATAGGAGCAGCCTCCCGGGCGCGAATCAGCTTTTCCTGGGTGGAGAGCGCGTTACTTACGGAAGTCGCCATATCACTTCACCGCTTTCCGTCGAGGCGGAAAGTATGTCCCAATTTTACGCGCAATTGCCTTTGTCAAAACCTGCGGATCTCCACCATTCACAATGGCCACGTGAACTCCATTTTCGCTTGCCAGTTTGGCGGCACGCAATTTGGAGCGCATGCCACCGGTTCCCAGATCGCTGCGGCCGTTGCATAAAGCTTCCATTTCGGGCGTAAGTTTTTGCACGGTGCGCAACAGCCGCCGAGTTTTGCTTCCGTCGGGGACATAGAAGCCATCCACGTTGGTCAGCATGAGCAGCCAGTCGGCTTGAACGGCAGTCGCCAGCAGGGCGCTGAGTTGGTCATTATCGCCAAATGCGGCTAAGAGTTCGATTTCGCCGACCGAGACGCTGTCATTTTCATTCACGATCGGCACCACCCCCAGCTTGAGCAATCGTTGCAGAGCATTCTGCAAATTTTTGTAACGTACCGGCGAGGTGAAATCATCGTTGGAAAGCAGCAGTTGCGCGACAGTCTTCTTCCCAAAAAACACCTGTTCGTAGGTGTGCATCAACAGGCTTTGTCCAACGGCGGCGCAGGCCTGCATGAGCGGGACCCCGGTGGGCCGCTCGCCAAGAGAGAGCCGTGACATTCCAGAGGCGACGGCCCCCGAGCTTACGATGAGATACTCATGGCGCGACAGGTCGAATTGATCTACCAGGTTGCGAAGCTGGTTAGTATCAATGCGGCCCTTGGGCGCGATAACGCTGCTGCCAATTTTGATGACGATACGCATTTCGTGTGCTGTTATTTTACCTAAAGGCTGTTGTCTGCTGGGCTTATCCACCTTGCCCACAGGGTTGAACAGCAGCTAATATTCCATGGTGGGTGTTTAAAGCACCCGTGAGGCCTTTTCCATGAAAAACATCAGAGCAGCGGCTGCGGTGTTGAGTTATCTCGTAATTGTGTGCCTGGCCGGCTATAACCTGCGCGGTCAGTTGTTTGGCAAAAGTATGCCGGCAACCCCGACTAATTCTACCTCGGCTGCAACAGCGCAAGCTGCGCCAGAGCCTGCTTCGACACCTGGGGCACAAAGTGATTTGAAATCACAGCCCGAGACTACACCCCAGCTCGTAGCACAGGCAGAAACCTCTCCCAAGGAAAAAACGGGCTTGCCAACCACCCCTTCGCCGGCGGGAAAAACTACTAAAGATACGCATTCCCAGCAGTCATTTGTTCCCGTCGCGGGCAACGGCGCGGTGGATGTTGGCGAACGGCTCCCCGATTTCCTTCTTATCGGCCTGAATGGCAATACGTTGAACGAAAGCGCGCTGCGCGGGCACAAGACATTATTCATTATCGTCAGCCCGACGTGTCCACACTGCCAAAGAGATCTCAAGCTGCTGCACCAGATCGAGAACGATTACCCATCCATTGAACCTGTATTTGCTTCGGTAGCCCAGCGCGATCAGACGACGCCCTTGGCCGACATGACCGGCGAAGGCGACCATATTTATACGGGAGCGATGGACCTGTCGCGAAGCCTGGGCGTAAGCGGGGTACCGTTTGTCATGCTGATTGATGAAAAGGGCGTAATACGGTTGATTAAAAAAGGCGAGCTGGATGAACCCACATTCCGCGATATCCTGGGAAAATTCTCCCATGGACAGCCCGTTGCTCAGTTGCCCAAGATAATGCCAAGTGATGCCGCATTCGCCGTAACTAACTTTTTCGGAGAGCAAGCATAATGTCATCGAAACCACTGTCTGCAACGGGCTGGATAATCCTGGTGATTCGCATCCTCTTCGGTGGATTGTTTATCTATACGTCGGTCTGGCACTCGATGCACGCTCAGGAGTTTCTGCAGTCGATCAAGGACTACCAGATCATCTCTGGTCCACTGGTCTCCTGGAGTGGTTTTTTGTTTATTGCTCTAGAGGCCGCAATTGGGGTTACTTTGGTTTTTGGATTTTTCGTTCGGCAAATGGCGTTGGTTGCGGCAGCTTTGCTGGCAGCCTTTACCGGCGTCATCGTGAGTGCAATTGTTCGCAAATTAGATATTGCCTGCGGTTGTGGTCTTGGCGATACGCACGTGGGTTGGTTTGACGTGCTCAGAGATGCATTTCTGATCGGGATCGCCTTGCTGATAGCCTGGCGAGACGGGAAGACAAAAGAATCTCAAACCGGGCAAGTTGCGGAGCTTTCTGCCGCAAAATGATTTCAGAGATGCAGGTGCATATTCCTAACACTCCAAAGCACGTTAGCATAGGCACGAGTGGCCCAGGCAGAGCACAGTATTTTGCTGCTTATGTGTTGCTGCTGATATTCAGCAGCATGTTCCTGGCGCCCTTGCTCTCTGCCGAAGTTGTGCAGGCAGGTCTGGCGGCCTGCTGTAAAAGGACTGGCAAGCATTTTTGTATCGGACCAGGTGAGCTGAACCCAGGAAATCTGAAATCGGGAAATCTAAAATCAACGGATTCTTTTCCCAAAGGGCCGCAAGTTTCTGAACGGTGCCCTTACGCGTTTACACACGCTCTTACAGGCATCATACCCACCGTTGGTATTGTTGTTGCAACGGCAGCGCATAGCGATAGCCTCAAGACTCCTCCGGCGCAGACTTACACGTATTCCCTTCCCTTTATCACACCCAGGCACGCAGACCAGAAACGCGGCCCACCAAGGCTGTCTGTTAGTCTATTCATCTAAACATTTCAATCGAAGAAATTAATCTTGCAGGGAATACAGATTCCCACCTGACTGGTATTTAACCAGCGGAGAAGGGTCATATGCAGATGCAAAATCGAATGGGAAAAATATTCTGGGTTGCTATCGCTGCCGCAGCAATTTTGCTGGGCGGCTGCCAGAAATCCGGGAAGCGCTATCACCTGACCGGACAGGTCATCAGCAAGAAAAACGCCACCAACGAAGTCGAGGTCAAGCATGAGGCCATACCGAACTTCATGCCGGCCATGACCATGACCTATAAAGTTCCCGACTCCGATGCCGTCAAAGGCCTGCAGCCTGGCGACACGATAGAAGCCGACGTCGTGGTTCCCACCAGCGGCGACGCATATTGGCTGGATGACGTGGTCATCACCAACGGGCCACAGGGTCCGATCAAAGCCGCTCTGGCGCCGCGTCTGCTCATGCCGGGCGATACCATCCCCGATGTGCCCCTCACCAACCAGGATGGCAAAACCATTCACATCAACCAACTCAAGGGCAAAGCTGTCTTAGTGACTTTTATCTACACGCGTTGTCCGCAGCCGACATTCTGTCCGCGCATCAGCAGCCAGTTTGCGTTCATTCACGATGAACTGGCCAAGAACCCGGCGGATTACCAAAAGACTCATCTCCTGAGCATCAGCCTTGATCCCAGCTACGATACCGCGCCTGTCCTCAAAAAATACGGCCTCGCGTACATGGATAACAATCCCTCGGGCTTCGATCACTGGGAGTTCGCCGCAACTACGCCGGCAGATCTTGGCAAGCTTGCCCAGGCCTTTGGCTTGGAGTACTTCCAACAGGACAATCAGATCGTGCATACCATGAGCACGGTCCTGCTGGGACCGGACGGAAACGTCGCGAAAGCCTGGGAGGGCAACGAATGGAAGACCACCGACGCTCTGGCTGCATTGCAGGAGGCCGTTCAAAAAGCAGACGCCAGGCACTATACGCTGAAAGGCTCGGTCAACGCAGTTGATAAAAAAAGCCAGGAAATCACGGTCAAACACGCTGCTATTCCCGGATATATGCCCGCCATGACCATGCCTTATAAAGTGAAAGATACCCAACTGCTCGACACCCTCGCACCCGGAGATCAAATTCATGCTGAGCTCACGATTGAAGGAGACAACTCCTACCTGGAAAAGGTAGTGGTTGACAAGCACACCAAAGGAAATAATTAAGCTAATGATGACGGGCTTGAAACTTACGTTGATTTCGCTGCTGACCGCAGCTCTGTTGTTAAGCGCGGGCTGCTCCCAGAGCGGCGCTACGGCCAGCGACGCAGGCAAAGGCGGCCATGAACTTTATCAACTGCATTGCCAGGAGTGCCACGAGGGCGCCAATCTCAATTTGCGCAAGCAACCGCCAAAATTGAATGGATTATTCCATGCAAAGAACTTGCCCAGCGGCGAGGCAGCCACCGATGAACAGGTGCGCAAGACCATCGTCGAAGGCCGTGGCATTATGCCGGCATTCGACCAAAAGCTCAGCGATAAGGAAATTGAGGATCTGGTCAAGTACCTGCATACGATTTGAGCGGAAGGACCAATTACTTCCACTACTGCCGGCACCACTTAAGAACTGGACAAAATCGCTCTCACACGATTTAATACCTGCAAGCTGGAAATTTACACTTTTTGTGAGGTAGGCCACGCATGATCCAACTTCAAGCCGCCATAATTTCAGTGGCTGTGATGCTGCAGCGCATGTGCTATGCGGCCAGCGCTCTATTCCAATCCTTGCAACCCATCAAGACCCGCTGGCAGATTTTTTGTGGCCAATTCCAGCACAATTTGACCAAGCCGCCTGATCCGGAATCCATCCGCAACCATCACGTCGCTGGAGTTGCCGTGATTGCACTCGCCCTGGTCTCGTTTATTGAAGAGTCGAAAGGCGAGAAGGCCGGCTGGATACGTTACATCTGGCCGAGCCTGATGTTTATCATGGGCATCGCGATTATTGGCTGGGCTGATCCCGGTACCTGGCCCGATGGTCCCAAGCCGCTGGCCCAGGACACCGAAGCTATTCAGCACAAATTTTTCGCCCTCTTTGCCATCTCCCTGGGCGTAATTGAACTGATGCGGCGGATGGGCAAGCTCACCCACAAAGCCTGGGGATACGTTTTTTCCGTCACCATGATCGGCGCCGGGACCTTCCTGCTCTTCCACCAGGGAGAGCACGCACACATCGTCCACCTGCAGCACCTGGCCATGGGATCGGTGGGGGTTGCGGTTGGCCTCGCAC comes from the Terriglobales bacterium genome and includes:
- a CDS encoding glutamate-5-semialdehyde dehydrogenase, with protein sequence MATSVSNALSTQEKLIRAREAAPILAQLSTAEKNSLLEKMAKALESEHESIRGANQADLESSGLEGAMRDRLLLTPKRIVEMSQALRDVAGLADPVGETIKEWTRPNGLRIRKVRVPLGVVGIIYESRPNVTVETVALTVKTGNAIVLRGGKEAAHSNRRLVEVLNSVPGVPEGAIELLDSSTRVSVQELIKARGFVDVLIPRGGQPLIDFVIENATVPVIETGAGNCHIFVDESADLEMADRIVINAKTQRPSVCNAAEKLLVHRGIAAEYVPRIVKKLLESGVEVRGDEQTRKLAGESNVHLAEAKDWTEEYLRLCIAIKVVKDLSEAIAHINRYSTKHSEAIVTKNQTNAQQFMRQVDSAAVLWNASTRFVDGGEFGFGAEMGISNQKLHCRGPFALEELTSSKYEVTGSGQVRG
- the proB gene encoding glutamate 5-kinase; amino-acid sequence: MRIVIKIGSSVIAPKGRIDTNQLRNLVDQFDLSRHEYLIVSSGAVASGMSRLSLGERPTGVPLMQACAAVGQSLLMHTYEQVFFGKKTVAQLLLSNDDFTSPVRYKNLQNALQRLLKLGVVPIVNENDSVSVGEIELLAAFGDNDQLSALLATAVQADWLLMLTNVDGFYVPDGSKTRRLLRTVQKLTPEMEALCNGRSDLGTGGMRSKLRAAKLASENGVHVAIVNGGDPQVLTKAIARKIGTYFPPRRKAVK
- a CDS encoding TlpA disulfide reductase family protein yields the protein MKNIRAAAAVLSYLVIVCLAGYNLRGQLFGKSMPATPTNSTSAATAQAAPEPASTPGAQSDLKSQPETTPQLVAQAETSPKEKTGLPTTPSPAGKTTKDTHSQQSFVPVAGNGAVDVGERLPDFLLIGLNGNTLNESALRGHKTLFIIVSPTCPHCQRDLKLLHQIENDYPSIEPVFASVAQRDQTTPLADMTGEGDHIYTGAMDLSRSLGVSGVPFVMLIDEKGVIRLIKKGELDEPTFRDILGKFSHGQPVAQLPKIMPSDAAFAVTNFFGEQA
- a CDS encoding MauE/DoxX family redox-associated membrane protein, yielding MSSKPLSATGWIILVIRILFGGLFIYTSVWHSMHAQEFLQSIKDYQIISGPLVSWSGFLFIALEAAIGVTLVFGFFVRQMALVAAALLAAFTGVIVSAIVRKLDIACGCGLGDTHVGWFDVLRDAFLIGIALLIAWRDGKTKESQTGQVAELSAAK
- a CDS encoding copper-binding protein, with translation MQMQNRMGKIFWVAIAAAAILLGGCQKSGKRYHLTGQVISKKNATNEVEVKHEAIPNFMPAMTMTYKVPDSDAVKGLQPGDTIEADVVVPTSGDAYWLDDVVITNGPQGPIKAALAPRLLMPGDTIPDVPLTNQDGKTIHINQLKGKAVLVTFIYTRCPQPTFCPRISSQFAFIHDELAKNPADYQKTHLLSISLDPSYDTAPVLKKYGLAYMDNNPSGFDHWEFAATTPADLGKLAQAFGLEYFQQDNQIVHTMSTVLLGPDGNVAKAWEGNEWKTTDALAALQEAVQKADARHYTLKGSVNAVDKKSQEITVKHAAIPGYMPAMTMPYKVKDTQLLDTLAPGDQIHAELTIEGDNSYLEKVVVDKHTKGNN
- a CDS encoding cytochrome c codes for the protein MMTGLKLTLISLLTAALLLSAGCSQSGATASDAGKGGHELYQLHCQECHEGANLNLRKQPPKLNGLFHAKNLPSGEAATDEQVRKTIVEGRGIMPAFDQKLSDKEIEDLVKYLHTI